A part of Crassostrea angulata isolate pt1a10 chromosome 5, ASM2561291v2, whole genome shotgun sequence genomic DNA contains:
- the LOC128184639 gene encoding uncharacterized protein LOC128184639: MLATGVLVFAFLNVVQTSSLSVVTDDETKNLTSLNLDTLDSNNVDVFRQLLNQETIIRMTLVKNVHALMKDMLTLQEKLTVAENKISTIQTSTDQEISLLKKEIDILQTENSFLKNHSAFCKNDLEKLNENLDNVTKSLTDVKVEVRYLTITLFDINDRYREMEKLLQCFNVSTENIKSEIEDNDQKQSTALLEMKTQHMKTIEKIHNTTRALKADINQYQMDHLKLSASVSSLELFRNNQTSIKCDPKQEVAFTAAVTSLSTTWNSGTLMFNVVLTNVGNGYNPSTGVFTSPGEGTYVFYVSALEYLQQYLGLEIVLNNVPKVRLIGESAAAYQTGTNMVVLNLQKGDSVWVRHHHGKGYYSHSIPVTTFSGFLLPS, encoded by the exons ATGCTTGCTACTGGAGTTCTAGTGTTTGCGTTTCTTAATGTAGTCCAAACTTCCTCTCTGTCTGTGGTAACAGATGATGAAACAAAAAACTTAACTAGTCTCAACCTTGATACATTGGATTCTAACAATGTGGACGTATTTAGACAGCTTCTAAACCAGGAAACCATCATCAGAATGACCTTGGTCAAGAATGTTCACGCACTAATGAAAGATATGCTGACATTACAAGAAAAACTAACTGTGGCCGAAAACAAGATTTCCACAATTCAAACATCGACTGATCAAGAAATATCGTTACTTAAAAAAGAGATAGATATATTACAAACGGAGaattcttttttgaaaaatcacagTGCCTTctgtaaaaatgatttagagAAGCTTAATGAAAACTTGGATAATGTTACAAAAAGTCTAACCGATGTGAAAGTTGAGGTTAGGTATTTGACTATTACGTTATTTGATATTAATGATCGCTATCGTGAAATGGAAAAGCTGCTTCAGTGTTTTAATGTATCTACggagaatataaaatcagaaATAGAAGACAACGACCAAAAACAATCAACAGCACTCTTGGAAATGAAAACGCAACATATGAAAACTATTG AAAAAATCCATAACACAACACGGGCTCTTAAGGCGGATATTAACCAATATCAAATGGACCATTTGAAGTTATCAGCTTCTGTGTCATCTTTGGAACTTTTCCGTAATAACCAGACAAGCATTAAATGTG atcCAAAACAAGAAGTAGCTTTCACTGCTGCAGTAACATCATTGAGTACAACTTGGAATAGCGGGACTTTGATGTTCAATGTGGTTCTAACGAATGTCGGAAATGGATACAACCCCAGCACAGGGGTTTTCACCTCCCCCGGGGAAGGTACTTACGTATTCTATGTCAGTGCTCTTGAATATCTTCAGCAGTATCTAGGATTAGAAATAGTACTGAACAACGTGCCGAAAGTCAGACTGATCGGTGAGAGCGCTGCTGCATACCAGACAGGAACTAACATGGTCGTTTTGAATCTCCAAAAGGGAGACAGTGTCTGGGTGAGACATCATCACGGAAAAGGCTATTACAGTCATAGCATACCAGTTACAACTTTTTCAGGGTTTCTTCTTCCCTCATAA
- the LOC128184635 gene encoding stimulator of interferon genes protein-like, producing the protein MGAESANIPLRKDRPRTEITDMKEKCVSLVTATHKNTCDKEENYKMCYELPPGKKYHLYIAHSAVDETKVIQISNDLENRFNLRCMVPVLDFIPGKSIRENIHGEMEKSVNVLLFLSPEFISSYFGDMEARLAVQMAYDQNFNLRIIPVILRDLNGDSDLPPFLKPFACIDAEEEDDCPAKIAEAFYYTA; encoded by the exons ATGGGAGCAGAGAGTGCAAATATTCCCTTGAGAAAAGATAGACCCCGAACAGAAATAACTGATATGAAAGAAAAGTGTGTATCACTAGTGACTGCCACTCATAAGAATACATGTGACAAAGAAGAAAACTATAAGATGTGTTATGAACTGCCTCCTGGTAAAAAGTATCATCTCTATATAGCTCATTCGGCCGTAGACGAAACAAAGGTCATACAAATATCCAACGACCTTGAGAATAGATTTAATTTACGATGCATGGTACCAGTTCTTGATTTTATACCTGGAAAATCGATCAGAGAGAATATACATGGCGAGATGGAAAAAAGCGTCAATGTTCTGCTTTTTCTTAGCCCTGAATTTATAAGTAGTTACTTTGGTGATATGGAAGCCCGGCTGGCGGTTCAAATGGCCTATGACcagaattttaatttaagaataattcCTGTAATTTTACGGGATTTAAATGGAGACAGCGATTTACCACCGTTCTTAAAACCGTTCGCTTGCATTGATGCTGAGGAGGAAGACGACTGCCCTGCTAAAATAGCCGAAGCATTCTACTATACAG cctga
- the LOC128184638 gene encoding uncharacterized protein LOC128184638: MTTRYFPAVYVGVFVLTVLVFGASNNPTTLKHASTPRPTPESWEYTTTWFAYDAINHFMCCAHTTRLMRVCLCYHVPYEEQRLMHDREKSIEIEERILRLYVDGHHAPMSDLEFYSKLAYEMCIGHGRYRNTTLLRVYE, encoded by the exons ATGACAACACGGTACTTTCCAGCAGTATATGTGGGAGTTTTTGTCTTGACA GTCCTGGTATTTGGCGCAAGTAATAACCCAACAACGTTAAAGCATGCCTCAACGCCACGCCCAACACCAGAGTCCTGGGAGTACACCACCACGTGGTTTGCTTATGATGCAATCAAT CATTTCATGTGCTGTGCCCATACCACGAGATTGATGAGAGTATGTCTGTGTTACCATGTGCCTTATGAGGAACAACGATTAATGCACGATCGGGAAAAATCCATTGAAATCGAG GAGAGGATACTTCGTCTATACGTCGATGGTCACCACGCTCCAATGAGTGATCTGGAGTTTTACAGCAAACTAGCCTACGAAATGTGTATAGGACACGGTAGATACCGCAATACTACGCTTCTACGCGTTTACGAGTAA
- the LOC128184636 gene encoding uncharacterized protein LOC128184636 → MIAGTFSSLHLSAPFLIVLVLGAHHHHHRTTTTPKPTTPASTPRPTPESFEYTYTFFYYDTTSHYMCCAHATRLLRVCLCYHVPQDERQLMQEQEKLLEIEERIYSLYVAGHYTSMNDLQFYSKPNYDMCTGQGKQLNTTLLHVY, encoded by the exons ATGATAGCAGGGACCTTTTCATCGCTCCATTTGAGTGCCCCGTTCCTCATA GTGCTTGTACTAGGggctcatcatcatcatcatagaACCACCACTACACCCAAACCCACGACCCCTGCCTCCACCCCTCGCCCCACCCCAGAGTCCTTTGAATACACATACACTTTCTTTTATTATGATACAACTTCT CATTACATGTGCTGTGCGCATGCCACCCGACTTTTGAGAGTGTGCTTGTGTTATCATGTGCCGCAAGATGAACGACAGCTCATGCAAGAACAAGAAAAACTCTTGGAAATCGAG GAGCGGATCTATTCACTCTATGTAGCCGGACATTACACCTCAATGAACGACCTTCAGTTTTACAGCAAGCCAAACTACGACATGTGCACTGGACAAGGGAAACAGCTCAACACTACCTTGTTACACGTGTactag